The Nocardioides panzhihuensis genome has a segment encoding these proteins:
- a CDS encoding stage II sporulation protein M has translation MDLDAYLAATAADRTRLEELLAERRLSGAQADELVELYQRVSTQLSVVRSNAPDPTVVQHLSVLLAAARNRTTGTRTSTWSGFLRFFTHRFPAALYRLRWWWLGMLVANAVVTAVMIWWLLRHPEVEQSLLGPEQVRQLVEHDIEGYYSEHAASSFATQVWVNNVWVSFICIALGVLGLPVIYSMFQNIANLAILGTLMHRHDRGGQFWGLILPHGLLELTAVFVAGAVGLRIFWSWIDPGPLTRGQSMAREGRTAGGIALGLIVVLLISGIIEAFVTPSPLPTWARVGIGILAELAFFAYVFIVGCAAASRGETGDIDERLLEDRVATQA, from the coding sequence GTGGATCTCGATGCGTATCTGGCCGCGACCGCGGCCGACCGGACCAGGCTCGAGGAGCTGTTGGCCGAGCGCCGGCTGAGCGGTGCTCAGGCCGACGAGCTGGTCGAGCTCTATCAACGGGTGAGCACCCAGCTCTCGGTCGTACGCAGCAACGCCCCCGACCCGACGGTGGTCCAGCATCTCTCGGTGCTGCTCGCAGCGGCGCGCAACCGCACCACCGGCACCCGGACCAGCACATGGTCCGGCTTCCTGCGGTTCTTCACCCATCGGTTCCCGGCCGCGCTCTACCGGCTGCGCTGGTGGTGGCTGGGGATGTTGGTGGCCAACGCGGTCGTCACCGCGGTGATGATCTGGTGGCTGCTGCGCCACCCGGAGGTCGAGCAGTCGCTGCTCGGCCCGGAGCAGGTCAGGCAGCTCGTCGAGCACGACATCGAGGGCTACTACAGCGAGCACGCGGCCTCGTCGTTCGCCACCCAGGTCTGGGTCAACAACGTCTGGGTCTCGTTCATCTGCATCGCCCTGGGCGTGCTCGGGCTGCCGGTGATCTACTCGATGTTCCAGAACATCGCCAACCTGGCGATCCTCGGCACCCTGATGCACCGCCACGACCGTGGCGGCCAGTTCTGGGGCCTGATCCTGCCCCACGGACTGCTGGAGCTGACCGCCGTCTTCGTCGCCGGCGCGGTCGGGCTGCGGATCTTCTGGTCCTGGATCGACCCCGGGCCGCTGACCCGCGGTCAGTCGATGGCCCGGGAGGGCCGCACCGCCGGAGGCATCGCCCTCGGGCTCATCGTCGTGCTGCTGATCTCCGGCATCATCGAAGCCTTCGTCACCCCATCGCCCCTGCCCACCTGGGCCCGCGTCGGCATCGGCATCCTCGCCGAGCTCGCGTTCTTCGCGTACGTCTTCATCGTCGGCTGCGCCGCCGCCTCTCGCGGCGAGACGGGCGACATCGACGAGCGGCTGCTCGAGGATCGCGTCGCCACCCAGGCGTGA
- a CDS encoding nucleotidyl transferase AbiEii/AbiGii toxin family protein, translating into MTDEFVRLSVIAAVDKIEVDLGIDASLLLPPTVTFLGPTIGLEENAGRKTLALFGRAAPRDFVDVFTLARRFGRPKLLELAAERDLGFDRDVFGQMARMVNQINARQFPIDEESVPDLVAFFDEWSEELRGE; encoded by the coding sequence GTGACCGACGAGTTCGTACGACTCTCTGTGATCGCCGCCGTCGACAAGATCGAGGTCGACCTCGGCATCGATGCCAGCCTCCTGCTTCCCCCTACGGTGACGTTCTTGGGGCCCACGATCGGCCTCGAGGAGAACGCTGGACGTAAGACGCTGGCACTCTTCGGCCGTGCGGCGCCGCGTGACTTCGTCGACGTGTTCACCCTGGCTCGACGGTTCGGAAGGCCGAAACTGCTTGAGCTGGCGGCCGAGCGGGATCTAGGGTTCGACCGCGACGTATTCGGTCAAATGGCGCGCATGGTGAACCAGATCAACGCTCGGCAATTTCCGATCGATGAGGAATCCGTTCCCGACCTGGTGGCGTTCTTCGACGAATGGTCCGAAGAGCTTCGAGGCGAGTGA
- a CDS encoding RDD family protein, whose protein sequence is MTLAPQSPERRPQEQRLPQERELLTDDDLVTGDAVALDLPAAGLGMRLLSGLIDVLVTCVLLVVFLILFMTATFDTDEALAWAAYIAATAAVLVVLPTAIETLTRGRSLGKLTLGLRTVRDDGGAISFHHAFVRALVGVVEIYGTSGAAALITAMIHPRGKRLGDIAAGTYVIRVRVPLSPPAPVQMPPPLAAWASRADVAALPVGLSLAVRRFLSGEVGTYTDPERRHALAERLATQVQTYVAPGPPPGTPPEAYLAAVLASRRDRDAARLARDNDLRTRLTSRS, encoded by the coding sequence ATGACCCTCGCGCCGCAATCGCCCGAGCGACGTCCCCAGGAGCAGCGCCTCCCCCAAGAACGTGAGCTGCTGACCGACGACGACCTCGTCACCGGCGACGCGGTCGCCCTCGACCTGCCGGCGGCCGGGCTGGGGATGCGGCTGCTCTCAGGCCTCATCGACGTGCTGGTGACCTGCGTCCTGCTGGTGGTCTTCCTGATCCTCTTCATGACCGCGACGTTCGACACCGACGAGGCGCTCGCCTGGGCCGCCTACATCGCGGCGACCGCCGCGGTCCTGGTCGTCCTCCCGACGGCCATCGAGACGCTCACCCGCGGCCGATCACTCGGCAAGCTGACGCTCGGGCTGCGCACGGTGCGGGACGACGGCGGCGCGATCAGCTTCCACCATGCGTTCGTTCGCGCCTTGGTCGGCGTCGTCGAGATCTACGGCACCAGCGGTGCCGCTGCCCTGATCACGGCGATGATCCACCCCCGCGGCAAGCGCCTCGGCGACATCGCAGCCGGGACCTACGTCATCCGTGTCCGGGTTCCACTGAGCCCTCCGGCCCCGGTCCAGATGCCTCCCCCGCTCGCCGCCTGGGCCTCCCGGGCAGACGTTGCCGCGCTCCCTGTCGGCCTGAGCCTGGCGGTGCGCCGGTTCCTCTCCGGCGAGGTCGGCACGTACACCGACCCGGAGCGCCGCCACGCGCTCGCCGAGCGCCTGGCGACCCAGGTGCAGACCTACGTCGCCCCTGGCCCGCCCCCGGGCACGCCGCCCGAGGCCTACCTGGCCGCAGTGCTCGCGTCCCGCCGCGACCGGGACGCCGCCCGCCTGGCCCGCGACAACGACCTTCGTACTCGTCTGACGTCGCGAAGCTAG
- the trmB gene encoding tRNA (guanine(46)-N(7))-methyltransferase TrmB, whose protein sequence is MNESVRPARPHQKLLDDGRTVREVVTYTRRGSRLDTKQQRAWDAYAEEWVIPDEAVDEPGFSLDSWFGREAPLIVDIGGGVGEATAVLAAARPAYDILALEVWRPGVAESLARVGAAGATNVRFCSVDALWTLEHLVAPESVSEFWTFFPDPWHKTRHHKRRLVTPTNARMIAERLHAGGTWRLATDWVEYAEQMVEVLGAEPLLSGGVVDRWEERPVTKFERKGLAKDRVITDLLYRRR, encoded by the coding sequence ATGAACGAGTCCGTACGCCCCGCCCGACCGCACCAGAAGCTGCTCGACGACGGCCGCACCGTCCGGGAGGTGGTCACCTACACCCGACGCGGTAGCCGGCTGGACACGAAGCAGCAGCGTGCCTGGGATGCCTATGCCGAAGAGTGGGTGATTCCGGACGAGGCAGTCGACGAGCCCGGGTTCTCCCTGGACAGCTGGTTCGGTCGTGAGGCTCCGCTGATCGTCGACATCGGCGGCGGCGTGGGGGAAGCGACCGCCGTGCTCGCGGCGGCCCGGCCTGCGTACGACATCCTGGCCCTGGAGGTCTGGCGGCCCGGCGTAGCGGAGAGCCTCGCCCGGGTGGGCGCCGCGGGGGCGACCAACGTACGGTTCTGCAGCGTCGATGCGCTCTGGACCCTAGAGCACCTCGTCGCCCCGGAGTCGGTCAGCGAGTTCTGGACGTTCTTCCCTGACCCGTGGCACAAGACCCGCCACCACAAGCGACGCCTGGTCACGCCCACCAATGCGCGGATGATCGCCGAACGGCTCCACGCAGGTGGCACCTGGCGCCTGGCGACCGACTGGGTCGAGTACGCCGAGCAGATGGTCGAGGTCCTCGGCGCCGAGCCGCTGCTGAGCGGTGGCGTGGTCGATCGCTGGGAAGAGCGTCCGGTGACCAAGTTCGAGCGCAAGGGACTGGCCAAGGACCGGGTCATCACCGATCTGCTCTACCGGAGGCGTTGA
- a CDS encoding helix-turn-helix transcriptional regulator, with protein MATMSPGEIGELVRGVRKSLGLTQAELAELAGVGRRFVIELEAGHGRAELRKVADVMRAVGLEVSDEPDPIEMVRTPSGLVSFRTVMSRIGRPMAVPNRLWRLEPERATATVTLPHSVHWSDGGGTFDLADWNDRALAYRMLMLEATPSVLVDYVDGGQLVEMWDDMFVPPEIRQAWQGAVSDFRDVA; from the coding sequence ATGGCAACCATGTCCCCGGGCGAGATCGGCGAGCTGGTGCGCGGTGTGCGCAAGAGTCTCGGTCTGACCCAGGCCGAGCTCGCGGAGCTGGCCGGTGTGGGGCGACGGTTCGTCATCGAGCTCGAGGCCGGCCATGGCAGAGCCGAGCTCCGCAAGGTCGCCGACGTGATGCGAGCCGTCGGACTCGAGGTCTCCGACGAACCCGACCCGATCGAGATGGTGCGTACGCCGAGCGGGTTGGTCTCGTTCCGGACCGTGATGAGCCGGATCGGCCGACCGATGGCGGTACCAAACCGGCTGTGGCGCCTCGAACCCGAACGCGCCACTGCGACGGTGACCTTGCCGCACAGCGTCCACTGGTCTGATGGAGGCGGAACGTTCGACCTGGCCGACTGGAACGACCGGGCCCTCGCCTATCGAATGCTCATGCTCGAGGCGACCCCTTCGGTCCTTGTCGACTATGTCGACGGCGGCCAGCTCGTCGAGATGTGGGATGACATGTTCGTGCCGCCCGAGATCCGTCAGGCCTGGCAGGGCGCGGTCTCGGACTTCCGGGATGTTGCGTAG